A single genomic interval of Alteromonas sp. CI.11.F.A3 harbors:
- the rsmH gene encoding 16S rRNA (cytosine(1402)-N(4))-methyltransferase RsmH, whose translation MSQSNEFKHVSVLLDECIEALAIKPNGIYIDATFGRGGHSAHILDALGSDGTLIAFDRDPQAIEAAKRFADDSRFRIIHSPFGDMAEEIEALGLTGKIDGVLMDLGVSSPQLDDAERGFSFLRDGPLDMRMDTSRGESAADWLARAEEQDITQVIKEFGEEKFGKRIAHAIVNTRETTPITRTAQLAALIDEAVPVKDKFKHPATRAFQGIRIYINAELEQLRIGLKAATQVLAKEGRLAVISFHSLEDRLVKRFIKDQSKGKSVPHNLPITQAEIDADKVLKALSRAIKPSELEIANNVRSRSSVLRVAEKL comes from the coding sequence ATGAGCCAATCTAACGAATTCAAACATGTTTCCGTGTTACTCGATGAGTGCATAGAAGCCTTAGCCATCAAACCTAACGGCATTTATATTGATGCCACATTTGGCCGTGGAGGCCATTCTGCGCATATTCTTGATGCACTTGGTAGCGATGGAACTTTAATTGCGTTTGATCGCGACCCACAGGCCATAGAAGCGGCTAAGCGTTTTGCCGATGATAGTCGTTTCCGTATTATTCATTCTCCTTTTGGTGACATGGCTGAAGAAATTGAAGCCCTTGGTTTAACCGGAAAGATTGACGGCGTATTAATGGACTTGGGTGTTTCATCCCCTCAGCTTGATGATGCCGAACGTGGATTTAGTTTTCTTCGTGACGGCCCGTTAGATATGCGTATGGACACTTCACGTGGTGAAAGTGCAGCCGATTGGCTAGCCCGTGCTGAAGAACAAGACATTACCCAAGTGATTAAAGAATTTGGTGAAGAGAAGTTTGGCAAACGTATTGCGCACGCCATTGTAAATACCCGTGAAACCACACCGATAACGCGTACTGCTCAGTTAGCCGCACTTATTGACGAAGCGGTACCTGTTAAAGATAAGTTTAAACATCCTGCTACTCGGGCATTTCAAGGTATCCGAATTTACATCAATGCTGAACTAGAACAGCTGCGAATAGGCCTAAAAGCAGCCACTCAAGTGTTAGCAAAAGAAGGGCGTTTGGCGGTTATTTCTTTTCATTCTTTAGAAGACCGTTTAGTAAAACGCTTTATAAAAGACCAAAGCAAAGGCAAATCAGTACCGCATAATTTGCCCATAACCCAAGCTGAGATAGATGCCGATAAAGTATTAAAAGCCTTAAGTCGGGCCATAAAACCCTCTGAATTGGAGATTGCGAACAACGTTCGCTCACGCAGTTCCGTGCTAAGGGTGGCCGAAAAGCTATGA
- the ftsL gene encoding cell division protein FtsL, which produces MTLGKPDRANTNFSLLLIIVSDLTRNKLRVLLYLAVLLSGMAVILGSHQNRQQVIALEDLMQQKDELDVEWRNLVLEQRALTEHNRIETLVEKQLDMYRPTADDEVVVRLK; this is translated from the coding sequence ATGACGTTAGGTAAGCCTGATAGGGCAAATACAAACTTCAGTTTACTACTGATTATTGTGTCAGATTTAACCCGCAACAAGTTGCGGGTTTTGTTGTATTTAGCGGTTCTGCTTAGTGGCATGGCGGTTATTCTCGGTAGCCACCAAAATCGTCAGCAAGTTATTGCCCTTGAAGACCTGATGCAACAAAAAGATGAGCTTGACGTTGAATGGCGAAACTTAGTGCTAGAACAACGTGCGCTTACCGAACATAACCGCATTGAAACCTTGGTTGAAAAGCAACTTGATATGTACCGTCCTACAGCCGATGACGAAGTGGTGGTAAGACTTAAATGA
- a CDS encoding penicillin-binding transpeptidase domain-containing protein, producing MTTPTVKRSRKASGAKQNVTPSLVHWRFVVVLLVVISVFAALAARAAFIQVIEPDELIQQGDSRTLRTRNMPTYRGLVTDRNGVELAVSVPVRAIYADPKIIHENDGLAEPRRWQALADVLGQSVDSLQEKVSNPKRRFVYLQRQVSPAMAEYVDKLDIPGIYLRRESRRYYPTGEVSAQLIGVTDVDDTGVEGLERMYDDWLTGTPGSRKIRRDAKGRQVEILETTSGEDAGNLQLTIDQRIQALAYKEIKEAMIYYQSSSASAVVIDVKTGDVLAMVNAPSFNPNDRSNISPHRMRNRVITDAFEPGSALKPLAVLTAMEFGDVNAEDVIDTNPGWMRLGGSLVKDSRNYGELTLEEIIQHSSNMGTSKLALSVPKQFLLDTYYNIGLMSDTGLNMAGESSGIFYDRSRWSEFELATLSFGYGISVTTAQLGRLYATLANGGIKQPLNIIKSPQQTGWQGQPERVISEENAKAIVQMMESVTQRGGTAKKAAVPGYRVAGKTGTSRKAVAGGYGEEYVNIFAGIAPVSDPRLVTIVLINEPGGDLYHAGDTAAPVFSSIMGGALHMLNVTPDDKHVTSGAWLKGGNHGS from the coding sequence ATGACCACGCCTACCGTCAAACGTAGCCGCAAAGCGAGCGGAGCAAAACAGAATGTCACACCAAGTTTGGTGCATTGGCGCTTTGTGGTTGTGCTCCTCGTCGTTATCTCGGTTTTTGCGGCGCTTGCTGCCCGCGCGGCGTTTATTCAAGTTATTGAGCCTGACGAACTTATTCAACAAGGTGATAGCCGTACATTGCGCACGCGCAACATGCCTACCTATCGCGGTTTGGTAACGGATAGAAATGGTGTTGAGCTAGCGGTAAGCGTGCCGGTTCGTGCTATTTATGCCGATCCTAAAATTATTCATGAGAACGATGGTTTGGCTGAGCCCCGCCGTTGGCAGGCGCTTGCCGATGTATTAGGGCAATCGGTAGATAGCTTGCAAGAAAAAGTAAGCAATCCTAAGCGTCGATTTGTGTACCTACAACGTCAAGTGTCGCCAGCTATGGCAGAGTATGTCGATAAGCTTGATATTCCGGGCATTTACTTGCGCCGTGAGAGTCGTCGTTATTATCCAACCGGTGAAGTATCAGCGCAATTAATCGGGGTAACCGATGTGGATGATACGGGTGTTGAAGGCTTAGAGCGTATGTACGATGACTGGCTAACTGGCACGCCAGGCTCACGTAAAATTCGTCGCGATGCCAAAGGCCGTCAGGTAGAAATTTTAGAAACTACCTCGGGTGAAGATGCGGGTAATCTGCAGCTGACTATCGACCAGCGTATTCAGGCTTTGGCGTACAAAGAAATTAAAGAAGCCATGATTTACTATCAGTCTAGCTCTGCTTCTGCAGTGGTGATTGATGTGAAAACTGGCGACGTACTGGCCATGGTAAATGCGCCTTCGTTTAACCCTAATGATCGCAGCAATATTTCCCCTCACCGTATGCGTAACCGGGTTATTACCGATGCATTTGAGCCAGGCTCTGCGTTAAAGCCATTAGCCGTGTTGACCGCCATGGAGTTTGGTGACGTTAACGCAGAAGATGTGATTGATACCAATCCTGGTTGGATGCGTTTAGGCGGAAGCTTAGTTAAAGATTCACGCAATTACGGTGAACTTACCCTTGAAGAAATTATTCAGCATTCGAGCAATATGGGTACCTCGAAACTCGCGCTTTCTGTTCCTAAGCAGTTTCTACTCGACACATACTACAATATTGGGTTGATGTCAGATACTGGTCTTAATATGGCCGGTGAAAGCAGTGGTATTTTCTACGACCGAAGTCGGTGGTCTGAGTTTGAACTGGCAACATTGTCATTTGGGTACGGTATTTCCGTGACTACCGCACAACTTGGTAGGTTGTATGCCACTTTGGCTAATGGTGGTATCAAGCAGCCATTGAATATTATTAAGTCGCCACAGCAAACCGGATGGCAGGGCCAACCTGAACGGGTAATCAGCGAAGAAAATGCGAAAGCCATCGTGCAAATGATGGAAAGCGTAACCCAGCGAGGCGGCACAGCGAAAAAAGCAGCCGTACCAGGTTACCGCGTAGCAGGAAAAACCGGTACAAGTCGTAAAGCAGTCGCGGGCGGTTATGGCGAAGAATATGTGAATATTTTCGCGGGTATAGCCCCTGTTTCCGACCCCAGACTTGTTACCATTGTGCTTATCAATGAGCCGGGCGGTGATTTGTATCACGCCGGTGACACGGCAGCACCCGTGTTTTCGTCAATTATGGGCGGCGCATTACATATGCTGAACGTAACCCCTGATGATAAGCATGTAACCTCAGGCGCATGGCTAAAAGGGGGCAACCATGGTAGTTAA
- a CDS encoding UDP-N-acetylmuramoyl-L-alanyl-D-glutamate--2,6-diaminopimelate ligase: MVVNSFIQSARALLAKFGIDAPDIRIEGLTLDSREVNTKTAFVAVKGHERDGRDFIPQAISLGARVILAQTDDSQAHGHLEMRDHSVIISLYQLPSMLSALAAAFYDYPALKMMTVAVTGTNGKTSTVQLLTQLKDALGTRSASVGTLGSSVYEGENTQWVTTAAANTTPDAIRLQYVLADFVQCEVRHTAFEASSHALVQGRLSQVKTDIAVFTNLTRDHLDYHGTMEEYAKAKRLLLDQPGLEAVVLNVNDSESQNWANYLDTNAAKHKGLERSEDKKPSVIRVWTGFEPTEDILTTHKQPQDRHCFATNVSYHSSGIRFDLVSSWGAAPIELALFGSFNVSNALSAISCLLAQGERFENVVRVVNGLQPVPGRMEVFPVEGSASMVVDYAHTPDALEQVLKSAKTHTAGKVWCVFGCGGDRDKGKRPLMGEAAEQYADVIVITTDNSRSESPESIASDIKAGLQRANDAVEEADREKAIRYCLENADKNDIIVVAGKGHEDYQIIGTQQTDYNERTVVARLQQEYKK; this comes from the coding sequence ATGGTAGTTAATTCCTTTATTCAAAGTGCCCGTGCGCTACTGGCAAAATTTGGTATCGATGCACCCGATATTCGTATCGAAGGGTTAACCTTAGATAGCCGCGAAGTGAATACTAAAACCGCATTTGTTGCGGTCAAAGGTCACGAACGTGACGGAAGAGATTTCATACCTCAAGCCATTAGTTTAGGGGCGCGTGTCATTCTGGCGCAAACTGACGACAGTCAGGCCCATGGTCATCTCGAAATGCGTGACCATTCGGTGATTATTTCGCTATATCAATTACCTAGCATGTTATCGGCACTGGCGGCTGCGTTTTACGACTATCCGGCTTTGAAAATGATGACGGTGGCGGTGACTGGGACTAACGGAAAAACCTCGACAGTTCAATTGCTTACCCAGTTAAAAGATGCTCTGGGGACGCGCAGTGCCAGTGTGGGAACCTTAGGTAGTAGCGTATATGAAGGTGAAAATACCCAATGGGTAACAACCGCTGCAGCTAATACCACCCCCGATGCTATTCGTCTGCAGTACGTGTTGGCAGACTTTGTGCAATGTGAAGTGCGACATACGGCGTTTGAAGCCAGTTCTCATGCATTAGTGCAAGGCCGGTTAAGCCAAGTGAAAACAGATATTGCAGTATTCACTAATTTAACCCGTGACCATCTAGATTATCACGGCACCATGGAAGAGTACGCGAAGGCAAAACGGTTGTTGTTAGATCAACCTGGCCTTGAAGCTGTAGTGTTGAATGTAAACGATAGCGAAAGCCAGAATTGGGCTAACTATTTAGATACAAATGCAGCTAAGCATAAAGGGTTAGAGAGAAGCGAAGATAAAAAGCCGAGCGTTATTCGAGTATGGACAGGATTTGAACCCACTGAAGACATTCTAACCACGCACAAACAACCACAAGATCGCCATTGTTTCGCCACAAATGTTTCATACCATTCCTCAGGAATTCGATTCGACCTTGTTTCTTCATGGGGCGCAGCGCCTATTGAATTGGCATTGTTTGGCTCGTTTAACGTGAGCAATGCGTTAAGCGCTATTTCATGCTTATTGGCGCAGGGCGAACGCTTTGAAAATGTAGTGCGGGTAGTGAATGGTTTACAACCTGTACCGGGAAGAATGGAAGTGTTTCCCGTCGAAGGCAGTGCCAGCATGGTCGTTGATTATGCGCACACACCCGACGCGTTAGAGCAAGTGCTGAAAAGCGCTAAAACACATACCGCGGGTAAAGTGTGGTGCGTGTTTGGATGTGGTGGCGATCGTGATAAAGGCAAACGCCCCTTAATGGGAGAGGCGGCTGAGCAGTATGCAGATGTCATTGTCATTACAACTGATAACAGTCGTAGTGAGTCGCCTGAAAGCATTGCTAGTGATATTAAGGCGGGTTTGCAACGTGCCAACGATGCAGTAGAAGAAGCAGATAGAGAAAAAGCTATTCGCTATTGCTTAGAAAATGCAGATAAGAACGACATCATTGTAGTGGCTGGTAAAGGCCATGAAGATTACCAAATTATTGGTACCCAACAGACAGACTATAACGAACGTACAGTTGTGGCTCGACTACAACAGGAGTACAAAAAATGA
- a CDS encoding UDP-N-acetylmuramoyl-tripeptide--D-alanyl-D-alanine ligase, whose protein sequence is MITTTLSWIASQIDGKLDGQDCEVNAVSTDTRTLDSGSVYLALKGENFDGHAFATSAEKAGASAIIASEPVNVSIPVVYVEDTKLALGLLGAAVKREVAPKTIAVTGSSGKTTVKEMCAAILERRGSVLATNGNFNNDIGVPLTLLRLEQHHEYAVMELGANHLGEIAYTTNLVKPDVATIVNAAASHLEGFGSLLGVARAKSEIFKGLGDSGIAIVNLDSQFADFWQGKLKQKRVLTFSPMQKNEADFTAEDIIVGLDGCAAFQLCSNEGEAAIQLTIPGIHNVGNALVAAALTMQLGATLENVRDGLLAMKQVKGRLNVKTLGSQVRLLDDTYNANVASVNAAIDTLSTFSGINVLILGDMKELGEKARFYHEQVGNYALSKGIDYLYSFGVLSQSASAVFDDVTGKNAAGKNSGHFTDIDSLMQALEQDLQVEQQDISILVKGSRSSRMERVVEAIEASSLGKFERRRERIAC, encoded by the coding sequence ATGATAACTACAACACTGTCGTGGATAGCCAGCCAAATAGACGGCAAACTTGACGGACAAGATTGTGAAGTCAATGCAGTAAGTACAGACACGCGAACCTTAGATTCGGGCTCTGTGTATCTTGCATTAAAAGGCGAGAACTTTGACGGCCACGCCTTTGCAACAAGCGCTGAAAAAGCAGGCGCAAGTGCAATTATTGCCAGCGAACCTGTGAATGTATCCATTCCTGTGGTGTATGTTGAAGACACTAAACTGGCCTTAGGTCTTTTAGGCGCTGCCGTAAAACGCGAAGTGGCACCTAAAACCATCGCTGTTACAGGAAGTAGCGGTAAAACTACCGTGAAAGAAATGTGTGCGGCCATCCTTGAGCGCCGTGGCTCAGTACTCGCCACAAACGGCAATTTCAATAATGATATTGGGGTTCCGCTTACCTTACTTCGCCTAGAGCAACACCACGAATATGCGGTGATGGAATTAGGCGCAAACCACCTAGGTGAAATTGCTTACACCACTAATCTGGTTAAGCCAGACGTTGCCACTATTGTAAATGCCGCTGCTTCTCACCTTGAAGGGTTCGGAAGTTTGTTAGGTGTAGCGCGTGCAAAAAGCGAAATTTTTAAAGGCTTAGGCGATAGCGGCATTGCCATTGTTAATCTAGACAGCCAATTTGCCGATTTCTGGCAAGGTAAGCTTAAGCAAAAGCGGGTGTTAACCTTCTCGCCAATGCAAAAGAACGAAGCCGATTTTACGGCAGAAGACATCATTGTAGGCCTTGATGGCTGCGCAGCATTTCAGTTGTGTAGCAACGAAGGTGAAGCTGCTATTCAATTAACTATTCCAGGTATTCACAATGTTGGGAATGCGCTAGTAGCTGCGGCCCTTACCATGCAATTAGGTGCCACCCTTGAGAACGTGCGTGACGGTTTGCTTGCGATGAAGCAAGTGAAAGGGCGCTTAAATGTTAAGACCTTGGGCAGCCAAGTGCGTTTGCTTGATGACACCTACAACGCCAATGTTGCCTCTGTGAATGCGGCTATCGATACACTAAGTACTTTCTCTGGCATCAATGTTTTGATATTGGGCGACATGAAAGAGCTGGGCGAAAAAGCGCGCTTTTATCATGAGCAAGTAGGTAATTACGCATTGAGTAAAGGCATTGATTACCTGTATTCGTTTGGTGTGCTAAGTCAGTCTGCGAGTGCCGTGTTTGATGATGTTACAGGAAAAAATGCGGCTGGAAAAAACAGCGGTCATTTCACCGATATCGACAGTTTAATGCAAGCGCTAGAGCAAGACTTACAAGTAGAACAACAAGATATTTCAATTTTAGTAAAAGGCTCACGCAGTTCTCGTATGGAACGCGTGGTAGAGGCGATTGAGGCCTCTTCGCTGGGAAAGTTTGAACGCCGTCGGGAGCGTATTGCATGTTAA
- the mraY gene encoding phospho-N-acetylmuramoyl-pentapeptide-transferase, which produces MLIWLADWLTQFDTGFNVFSYLTLRAILSTLTALLIAILIGPKMIRYLQTMQIGQTVRDDGPQSHLSKSGTPTMGGLLILAAIVVSVLLWADLSNRYVLVTLAVVVSYGIIGFVDDYRKVIRKDSKGLIARWKYFWQSVVAIGVAFFLYSSATLSAETSLLIPFFKEVFPQLGAFFIIITYFAIVGTSNAVNLTDGLDGLAIVPTILVAGAFAIFAYVTGNANFADYLNIPHIPLTSELVIVCTAIVGAGLGFLWFNTYPAQVFMGDVGSLALGGTLGVLAVLVRQEIVLIIMGGVFVVETLSVILQVGSFKLRGQRIFRMAPIHHHYELKGWPEPRVIVRFWIISIILVLVGLATLKLR; this is translated from the coding sequence ATGTTAATTTGGCTAGCTGACTGGCTGACACAATTTGATACTGGGTTTAACGTATTTTCATACCTTACCCTAAGAGCGATTTTAAGTACGTTAACGGCGTTGCTCATTGCTATTTTAATTGGCCCAAAAATGATTCGTTATCTGCAAACTATGCAGATAGGGCAAACCGTTCGTGATGATGGCCCGCAAAGTCATTTATCTAAATCGGGTACACCTACTATGGGCGGCCTACTGATTTTAGCGGCTATCGTAGTCAGTGTTTTACTGTGGGCAGATTTAAGCAACCGCTACGTATTAGTGACCTTAGCCGTGGTGGTGTCTTACGGCATTATTGGCTTTGTTGATGATTACCGCAAAGTTATTCGCAAAGACTCAAAAGGCTTGATTGCTCGCTGGAAGTATTTCTGGCAGTCGGTGGTGGCTATTGGGGTTGCTTTTTTCTTATATAGCAGCGCCACGTTAAGTGCTGAAACCTCGTTGCTTATCCCCTTCTTTAAAGAAGTGTTTCCGCAACTAGGCGCCTTTTTTATCATTATTACTTACTTTGCCATTGTGGGCACAAGTAACGCGGTAAACCTAACTGATGGCCTAGATGGTTTAGCCATCGTGCCCACTATTTTAGTGGCAGGCGCTTTCGCTATTTTTGCTTATGTAACCGGGAACGCAAACTTCGCCGATTACCTCAACATTCCACATATTCCACTTACTAGTGAGTTGGTTATTGTGTGTACGGCCATTGTCGGCGCTGGGCTAGGATTTTTATGGTTTAACACTTATCCCGCACAAGTGTTTATGGGGGATGTAGGTTCATTGGCGTTAGGTGGAACATTAGGCGTGCTCGCTGTGCTAGTTCGCCAAGAAATTGTACTGATTATTATGGGCGGTGTGTTTGTCGTTGAAACGCTATCGGTCATTTTGCAGGTGGGGTCATTTAAGTTGCGTGGACAACGCATTTTTAGAATGGCACCTATTCATCACCATTACGAATTAAAAGGTTGGCCAGAGCCTCGAGTTATAGTGCGCTTCTGGATCATTTCTATCATTTTAGTCCTTGTTGGGCTGGCAACGTTGAAGCTTAGGTAA
- the murD gene encoding UDP-N-acetylmuramoyl-L-alanine--D-glutamate ligase, translating to MTYNVRAHSYVVGGLGVTGQACVRFLKQQGAKVKAFDTRDTFNVSAPLNICVTTGSLPRDFFAGVDTLVLSPGLPLDIEQVIHAKACGVEVIGDVELFARLNTTPTIGITGSNGKTTVTLLTTHMLKVCGYEVCEAGNVGRPVLETLPESLEELETQSPALDVIVLELSSFQLETTTSLKLNAASILNVSDDHLDRHGDMQHYTAAKQRIFSHCDTAVVWRGDQQVAPTSNCENTITYGLDASDTGFGLSEGAITFDGELVLNTADIRLAGMHNVLNVMASLALCQAFNTSMNKPDLLSKAALAVASFTSAPHRCVEIANINGVKWIDDSKATNVGATIAAIQGLAPTTKGKIILIAGGDSKGADLSALKPALVESVSEVIALGKDAENFSAIFSETTIVASMEMAVSAANLRASNGDIVLLSPACASIDMFKNYMHRAQVFTDAVTHITTSVKFARDAGAMKEAGGLPS from the coding sequence ATGACATATAACGTACGTGCACATTCTTATGTGGTAGGCGGCCTTGGAGTAACAGGTCAGGCTTGCGTGCGTTTTCTAAAGCAGCAAGGGGCGAAGGTAAAAGCTTTCGATACCCGCGATACTTTCAATGTGTCAGCACCATTAAATATCTGCGTCACCACTGGGTCATTGCCTCGTGATTTTTTCGCAGGCGTTGATACCTTGGTGCTTAGCCCAGGTCTACCTCTCGATATTGAACAAGTAATACATGCCAAAGCCTGTGGTGTTGAAGTGATTGGCGATGTGGAATTGTTTGCTCGTCTTAACACTACGCCGACGATAGGTATTACCGGTTCTAACGGAAAAACCACGGTTACACTGCTAACCACTCACATGCTAAAGGTTTGCGGGTACGAGGTTTGTGAGGCGGGTAATGTAGGGCGTCCAGTGCTTGAAACTCTTCCAGAGTCCTTGGAAGAGCTTGAGACTCAGTCTCCTGCTTTGGATGTTATTGTTTTAGAGCTATCCAGTTTTCAGCTTGAAACGACAACTAGCTTGAAGCTAAACGCCGCATCAATTTTAAATGTCAGTGATGATCATTTAGACAGACACGGCGATATGCAGCACTACACAGCTGCCAAACAACGTATTTTTAGCCATTGTGATACCGCAGTAGTATGGCGCGGCGACCAGCAGGTAGCACCAACGTCAAACTGTGAAAACACCATCACCTATGGCCTTGATGCTAGCGATACCGGTTTTGGTTTAAGCGAAGGTGCTATTACTTTTGACGGTGAATTGGTGCTTAATACCGCCGATATCCGTTTGGCGGGTATGCATAATGTGCTAAACGTGATGGCGTCGTTGGCATTATGCCAAGCGTTTAATACTTCAATGAATAAACCAGACTTACTTAGCAAAGCTGCCCTTGCGGTGGCAAGCTTCACTTCAGCGCCGCACCGCTGTGTAGAAATTGCCAACATCAATGGCGTGAAGTGGATAGATGACTCAAAGGCTACCAATGTGGGGGCCACCATCGCTGCTATTCAAGGGCTTGCACCTACCACCAAAGGAAAGATTATTCTCATTGCTGGTGGTGATAGCAAAGGGGCAGACTTAAGTGCATTAAAACCAGCGCTGGTTGAAAGTGTGAGTGAAGTGATAGCCCTTGGCAAAGACGCAGAAAACTTCAGCGCTATTTTTAGTGAAACCACGATAGTGGCTTCAATGGAGATGGCAGTGTCGGCTGCTAACTTACGTGCTAGTAACGGCGATATTGTCTTACTGTCTCCGGCTTGTGCCAGTATCGACATGTTTAAAAACTATATGCACCGCGCACAAGTATTTACCGACGCAGTCACACATATTACCACAAGTGTAAAATTTGCCCGTGACGCAGGCGCAATGAAAGAAGCAGGAGGCTTGCCATCATGA
- the ftsW gene encoding cell division protein FtsW codes for MSSADTKLSALFAARHDEKNLQSPYDIGLIIVALALMTIGIIIVTSASMPVAERIHDNPFYFAIRHGIYIVGAIIAAMVVLELPMQFWRTANPYLLLAAIGLLVAVLLIGRTVNGSTRWLALGPITIQAAEPAKLFFFTYLAGYLVRRYEEVTENLKGFIKPLVVFFALAMLLLLQPDLGTVVVMFATTIGLLFLAGARLWQFFALVFAGVLAVVALIVFEEYRMKRVTSFLDPWADPFGAGYQLTQSLMAYGRGNWFGQGLGNSLQKLEFLPEAHTDFVMAILAEELGFVGVLAVLGLILWMVVRALQIGNKALLKSRPFEGYLAYSVGIWFSFQTAVNIGASAGILPTKGLTLPLVSYGGSSLIVMSVAVALLLRIDFELRVDGVQALGRGDNKKTSKVKAKPSAKSGATPPVKTKHTNAEPFADADADYNQDSGVNASDIKETKEEAPAATSKNAGAKKTASAISPEDEGKAGIKAILARVSKEATSE; via the coding sequence ATGTCGTCAGCAGACACTAAATTAAGTGCATTATTTGCCGCGCGTCATGACGAAAAAAATCTTCAAAGCCCTTACGATATCGGCTTAATCATTGTTGCGTTAGCGCTAATGACGATTGGTATTATTATTGTGACATCAGCGTCAATGCCGGTTGCTGAACGAATTCACGATAACCCTTTTTACTTTGCTATTCGCCACGGCATCTACATAGTGGGGGCAATTATTGCTGCCATGGTGGTACTAGAGCTTCCCATGCAGTTTTGGCGTACAGCAAACCCTTATTTGTTATTGGCGGCCATTGGGCTGTTGGTGGCAGTACTGCTTATTGGGCGCACCGTAAACGGTAGTACCCGTTGGTTGGCACTAGGCCCCATTACCATTCAAGCGGCAGAGCCTGCCAAACTTTTTTTCTTCACTTATTTAGCGGGTTACCTCGTTCGCCGTTATGAAGAAGTAACCGAAAACTTAAAAGGTTTTATTAAGCCGTTAGTGGTGTTTTTCGCGTTAGCTATGTTGCTGCTGCTACAACCCGACTTAGGTACTGTGGTTGTGATGTTTGCCACTACCATTGGGCTGCTATTTTTAGCGGGCGCTCGCTTGTGGCAGTTTTTTGCATTGGTATTCGCGGGCGTATTGGCGGTTGTTGCTCTTATCGTATTTGAAGAATACCGCATGAAACGGGTTACCTCTTTTCTCGATCCTTGGGCAGACCCATTCGGCGCTGGCTATCAGCTAACTCAGTCATTAATGGCTTATGGTCGTGGCAATTGGTTTGGCCAAGGTTTGGGCAACAGCTTACAAAAATTAGAGTTTTTACCAGAAGCGCATACCGATTTTGTTATGGCTATTTTAGCTGAAGAGCTCGGCTTCGTGGGTGTGCTTGCCGTACTCGGTTTAATTTTATGGATGGTGGTGCGTGCCCTACAGATAGGGAATAAAGCGTTATTGAAGTCACGTCCGTTTGAAGGGTATTTAGCTTACAGCGTAGGTATTTGGTTTAGTTTTCAAACCGCTGTAAATATTGGTGCAAGTGCAGGTATCCTGCCCACCAAAGGGTTAACGCTGCCATTAGTTAGCTACGGCGGCTCATCGCTTATTGTTATGTCTGTTGCGGTGGCCTTACTGTTGCGAATCGATTTTGAATTGCGTGTAGACGGTGTTCAAGCATTAGGGCGTGGCGATAATAAGAAAACCAGCAAAGTGAAAGCAAAGCCTTCCGCTAAGTCTGGGGCGACACCGCCTGTGAAAACCAAGCACACCAATGCTGAACCTTTTGCTGACGCCGATGCGGATTACAACCAAGACTCTGGTGTGAACGCTTCTGATATAAAAGAGACTAAGGAAGAAGCGCCAGCAGCTACATCAAAAAACGCTGGAGCAAAAAAAACGGCTAGTGCAATTTCTCCTGAAGACGAAGGCAAAGCAGGCATCAAAGCCATTTTAGCCCGAGTATCTAAGGAGGCCACAAGTGAGTAA